One Tolypothrix bouteillei VB521301 DNA window includes the following coding sequences:
- a CDS encoding tetratricopeptide repeat protein, which produces MSEKIAQLQQAILLNPNDVETHYNLGVFLKR; this is translated from the coding sequence TTGTCAGAGAAAATTGCACAATTACAACAAGCAATTCTTCTCAATCCCAATGATGTCGAGACTCACTACAATTTAGGAGTATTTTTGAAGCGGTAA
- a CDS encoding Uma2 family endonuclease, whose protein sequence is MIGSEINAVITPERIELPPGAVVRLLGDWQDYMKLQRQLDSRTVPRIKYRLGEIWLMAPLPKHGRDASLLADIAKVLLDRVGQRYDSFTPITMSLPEISGIEPECCFYIQNWRAVVGKNRIDWQNDPPPDLVIEVDITSYTDINDYLPYRVPEVWLLKNNELFIYRLQGEIYVIAESSYFPNVSEIVQQCLLIASEETTSEAIRWLKKLLQSQE, encoded by the coding sequence ATGATTGGATCTGAAATAAATGCTGTAATCACACCAGAAAGAATCGAATTGCCTCCTGGTGCTGTTGTAAGACTATTGGGAGACTGGCAAGACTACATGAAGCTGCAAAGACAGTTAGACTCGCGCACTGTACCTCGCATTAAATACCGATTGGGAGAGATTTGGCTGATGGCACCGCTACCAAAACATGGAAGAGATGCGAGCTTGCTGGCAGATATTGCCAAGGTTTTGCTCGATCGCGTGGGGCAAAGATACGACTCATTTACTCCCATCACCATGAGCTTGCCAGAAATCAGTGGGATTGAACCTGAGTGTTGCTTTTATATTCAAAATTGGAGAGCCGTAGTAGGTAAAAACCGTATCGACTGGCAGAATGACCCTCCTCCCGATTTGGTAATTGAAGTAGACATTACCAGCTATACAGATATTAATGATTATTTACCTTATCGAGTGCCAGAGGTTTGGCTGCTGAAGAATAACGAATTATTCATTTACAGATTGCAGGGGGAAATTTACGTAATTGCGGAAAGTAGCTATTTTCCTAACGTTTCAGAAATTGTACAGCAATGTCTTCTCATTGCGAGTGAAGAGACAACAAGTGAGGCAATAAGGTGGTTGAAAAAATTGTTGCAGTCTCAGGAATAA
- a CDS encoding SprT-like family protein, whose translation MTIGLKNIKAQQHTVVQKIFDLASSPTPNAAQMQELLQTLMKIVTTIEKICSDRQTTPANLTSSSRQIYSWMKFLTDERNLQLHVQATHRLQHIAQQTYSARGRDSIKVIVEITNLAGLYRSKIGEYFATLIVSEGFINAPDEVLQVLVQAALFGNSRNTTRAMKDFASSEEYSDILMELDLIVEAIAETPTGTHYNLDKLFDKINEEYFAAKLVKPRLTWSKIHTYRKFAHYEPARDRVVMSITLDDDRIPEFVVEFVLYHELLHKYHGTKLVNGRRMVHTSEFRTSERKFRLYQEAEEWLKKIASIAT comes from the coding sequence ATGACGATCGGTCTTAAGAACATCAAAGCGCAGCAACATACTGTTGTACAGAAAATTTTTGACCTAGCCTCAAGCCCAACGCCAAATGCTGCTCAGATGCAGGAACTGCTTCAAACTTTGATGAAAATCGTAACGACAATAGAAAAGATTTGCTCCGATCGACAAACAACCCCAGCAAACCTCACAAGTTCTTCCCGTCAAATCTACTCGTGGATGAAGTTTTTAACCGATGAACGAAACCTGCAACTCCACGTACAAGCAACCCATCGGTTGCAGCACATTGCTCAACAAACATATAGCGCACGCGGTCGGGATTCGATTAAAGTCATTGTTGAGATAACCAATTTGGCAGGGTTGTACAGAAGCAAAATAGGAGAATACTTTGCTACTCTGATTGTCAGTGAAGGATTTATCAATGCACCAGATGAGGTTTTACAAGTTTTGGTGCAAGCAGCTTTGTTTGGTAACAGTCGTAACACAACACGAGCGATGAAGGATTTTGCTAGTTCTGAAGAATACAGTGATATTCTGATGGAGCTAGATTTGATTGTGGAAGCGATCGCAGAAACTCCTACGGGAACACACTACAATCTAGATAAATTATTTGACAAAATCAATGAGGAGTATTTTGCTGCCAAGCTTGTCAAACCACGTTTAACTTGGAGCAAAATTCATACCTACAGGAAGTTTGCTCATTACGAACCCGCGAGAGATAGAGTAGTCATGAGTATAACCCTAGATGACGATCGCATTCCTGAATTTGTCGTCGAGTTTGTCTTGTATCACGAATTGCTGCACAAGTACCACGGGACAAAACTCGTTAACGGTAGGCGCATGGTTCACACATCAGAGTTTCGCACGAGCGAACGCAAGTTTAGATTGTACCAAGAAGCTGAGGAATGGCTGAAGAAGATTGCGTCAATTGCCACCTAA
- a CDS encoding 2TM domain-containing protein has protein sequence MTNFDSRARRTYSQEDVQKILNLAIARQADDKEKEFSYEQLQEIASELEISPDSLQQAERDWLDAQGEMQQRQAFNLHRQGKFKKRFGNYAILNIFFISLDLISVPGLSWSLYILLGCGLAVGLDAWNTFLAQGEEYEKAFQRWRRNHQVKKFFNSVVNRWLRAVSS, from the coding sequence ATGACAAATTTTGATAGCAGGGCAAGACGTACTTACAGCCAGGAAGATGTTCAGAAAATACTCAATTTAGCGATCGCTCGTCAAGCGGATGACAAAGAGAAAGAATTTTCCTACGAACAACTGCAAGAAATTGCGTCTGAGTTAGAAATTTCTCCTGATTCTTTGCAACAAGCTGAACGCGACTGGTTAGATGCACAAGGGGAAATGCAACAAAGACAAGCCTTTAACCTCCACCGTCAAGGAAAATTTAAAAAGCGTTTTGGCAATTATGCAATTCTTAATATTTTTTTCATATCCTTGGATCTGATAAGTGTTCCAGGGCTTTCTTGGTCTTTGTATATTTTACTGGGCTGCGGGCTAGCTGTGGGACTGGACGCTTGGAATACCTTTCTAGCTCAAGGTGAAGAATACGAAAAAGCTTTCCAACGGTGGCGTCGCAACCACCAAGTGAAAAAATTCTTTAATTCAGTTGTTAATAGGTGGTTGAGGGCGGTTAGTAGCTGA